A genomic region of Salinibacter pepae contains the following coding sequences:
- the radA gene encoding DNA repair protein RadA has protein sequence MASSEPRYVCQECGHEAHKWMGKCTGCGAWNTLVKETERADVEAQVPDLSTDGQNGTAAAQNQPTQLTEVEMEGESRLKTGVDELDRVMGGGIMQGSFSLIAGDPGIGKSTLMTELGGYLPGRRILYVTGEESKRQVKLRAQRLGVDSDALYLLAETNVQEIANAVDDVEPDLLVADSIQTIYRPDLTSAPGSVSQVRESTASLLKLTKEREFSTFLVGHVTKKGTIAGPRVLEHMVDTVLYFEGDQNHAYRILRSVKNRFGAANEIGVFEMREDGLREVPNPSEIFLSERGYGVSGSTVVCSLEGTRPILVEIQALVTPTSYSTPQRTVTGFAAQRLQMILAVLEKRAGLAFSDHDVFINVAGGVKLEEPAVDLGVAIAAASSFRDIPADTGSALIGEVGLGGEIRTVSRVEPRLKEAAKLGFDRAVVPENNLDRIAGDYDIDVTGAQQLREVVDVVL, from the coding sequence ATGGCCAGCTCCGAACCGCGATACGTTTGTCAGGAATGCGGGCACGAGGCCCACAAGTGGATGGGCAAGTGCACCGGGTGCGGGGCCTGGAACACGCTCGTGAAGGAGACCGAGCGTGCCGACGTGGAGGCCCAGGTCCCCGACCTTAGTACGGACGGCCAGAACGGAACGGCGGCGGCCCAGAACCAGCCGACCCAGCTGACGGAGGTGGAGATGGAGGGGGAGTCTCGGCTGAAGACCGGGGTCGACGAGCTCGACCGCGTCATGGGCGGGGGCATCATGCAGGGCTCGTTCAGCCTCATCGCCGGGGACCCGGGCATCGGCAAAAGCACGCTCATGACCGAGCTGGGCGGCTACCTGCCGGGCCGCAGGATCCTGTACGTGACCGGGGAGGAGTCGAAGCGACAGGTCAAGCTGCGCGCCCAGCGGCTCGGGGTCGACAGCGACGCCCTCTACCTGCTGGCGGAGACGAACGTGCAGGAGATCGCCAACGCCGTCGACGACGTGGAGCCCGACCTGCTGGTGGCCGACTCCATTCAGACGATCTACCGGCCCGACCTGACGAGCGCCCCCGGTTCGGTCAGTCAGGTGCGGGAGAGCACCGCCTCGCTGCTGAAGCTGACGAAGGAGCGGGAGTTCTCCACCTTCCTCGTGGGGCACGTTACCAAGAAGGGCACCATCGCGGGGCCCCGGGTGCTGGAGCATATGGTGGACACGGTGTTGTACTTTGAGGGCGATCAGAACCACGCGTACCGCATCCTCCGGAGTGTGAAAAACCGGTTCGGGGCGGCCAACGAGATTGGGGTGTTCGAGATGCGGGAAGACGGGCTGCGGGAGGTGCCCAACCCGAGTGAGATCTTCCTGTCCGAGCGCGGCTACGGCGTGAGCGGCTCCACGGTCGTGTGCTCCCTGGAGGGCACCCGGCCCATCCTGGTCGAGATTCAGGCGCTCGTCACGCCCACCTCCTACAGCACCCCCCAGCGCACCGTCACCGGCTTCGCGGCCCAGCGCCTCCAGATGATTCTGGCGGTGTTGGAGAAGCGCGCCGGACTGGCCTTCAGCGACCATGACGTGTTCATCAACGTGGCCGGGGGGGTCAAACTGGAGGAGCCGGCCGTGGACCTGGGCGTCGCCATCGCGGCGGCGTCGTCGTTCCGCGACATTCCCGCCGACACCGGCTCGGCCCTCATCGGCGAGGTGGGGCTCGGCGGCGAGATTCGCACCGTGAGCCGCGTGGAGCCGCGCCTCAAGGAGGCCGCCAAGCTGGGCTTCGACCGGGCGGTGGTGCCGGAGAACAACCTCGATCGCATTGCGGGGG
- a CDS encoding MlaE family ABC transporter permease, giving the protein MLDALLSPFRALGRYATLMGRAFASIDKVGTYWNNLFIQMVRVGIDSIPIVALAAAFTGAVFTVQTAYQLETPFIPKTIIGSIVAPSIMLELGAVIAGFILAGRVGARIAAELGTMRVSEQIDALEVMGLNSVGFLILPRVLAGVLMFPVLYVVSCVVGIGTGIGVGHFGGFLSASEFLEGARQFFKLLDPTIGLIKSFAFGFIITSIACYKGYYTGGGAVGVGDSTTQAAVLSCVFILVADLLIALLLL; this is encoded by the coding sequence TTGCTCGACGCTCTGCTCTCTCCGTTTCGGGCCCTCGGCCGGTACGCGACACTCATGGGCCGGGCGTTTGCCTCGATCGACAAGGTGGGCACCTACTGGAATAACCTCTTCATCCAGATGGTGCGGGTGGGGATCGACTCGATCCCCATCGTCGCCCTCGCGGCGGCATTTACGGGGGCGGTGTTTACCGTGCAGACCGCCTACCAGCTGGAGACGCCCTTCATCCCGAAGACGATCATCGGGTCGATCGTGGCGCCGTCCATCATGCTGGAGCTGGGGGCCGTGATCGCGGGCTTCATCCTGGCGGGCCGCGTGGGCGCCCGCATCGCGGCGGAGCTGGGGACGATGCGGGTGTCCGAGCAGATCGACGCCCTGGAGGTGATGGGCCTCAACTCGGTCGGGTTCTTGATCCTGCCGCGCGTGCTGGCCGGCGTCCTCATGTTTCCGGTGCTGTACGTCGTCTCCTGCGTCGTCGGGATCGGGACCGGCATCGGGGTGGGGCACTTCGGGGGCTTCCTGAGCGCCAGCGAGTTTCTGGAGGGCGCGCGCCAGTTTTTCAAGCTGCTCGACCCCACCATCGGGCTCATCAAGTCGTTCGCCTTCGGGTTTATCATCACCTCCATCGCCTGCTACAAGGGCTACTACACGGGCGGCGGGGCCGTGGGGGTGGGCGACAGCACAACCCAGGCGGCCGTCCTGAGCTGCGTGTTCATCCTCGTCGCCGACCTCCTCATCGCCCTGCTGCTGCTGTGA
- a CDS encoding ABC transporter ATP-binding protein, with translation MIEVQNVSKGFGTLQVLEGVSLDIHDGETLAIIGRSGSGKSVLMKHVVGLLTPDEGRVLVDGTDIATIPYEELRRLRRRFGVLFQGGALFDSMTTFENVAFPLRYFSSLDEGGIRARVQECLDLVRLSGVGTKNPTDLSGGMRKRVALARAIAIEPEYILYDEPTSGLDPETSNTINDLIRHLAEELNVTSVVVTHDMHSVLSIADRVAFLHERNLEWVGPVSGIHDCSNPHLNSFVKANEYQVGDTTPALSGPSA, from the coding sequence ATGATTGAGGTCCAGAACGTATCGAAAGGGTTCGGAACGCTCCAGGTGCTGGAGGGCGTCTCGCTCGACATCCACGACGGCGAGACCCTCGCCATCATCGGGCGGTCCGGGTCCGGAAAGAGCGTGCTGATGAAGCACGTCGTGGGGCTGCTCACGCCGGACGAAGGGCGTGTGCTCGTGGACGGGACGGACATCGCCACGATTCCCTACGAGGAGCTTCGCCGGCTCCGGCGCCGGTTCGGCGTGCTGTTCCAGGGCGGCGCGCTCTTCGACTCGATGACGACGTTCGAAAACGTCGCCTTCCCGCTCCGCTACTTCTCGTCGCTGGACGAGGGGGGCATCCGGGCCCGCGTGCAGGAGTGCCTCGACCTGGTTCGCCTCTCAGGGGTGGGGACGAAGAACCCGACCGACCTGTCCGGGGGGATGCGGAAGCGGGTGGCCCTCGCCCGCGCCATCGCCATCGAGCCGGAGTACATCCTCTACGACGAGCCGACGAGCGGGCTCGACCCCGAAACTTCAAACACCATCAACGACCTCATTCGCCACCTCGCCGAGGAGCTTAACGTGACGAGTGTCGTCGTGACCCACGACATGCACTCCGTCCTCTCCATTGCCGACCGGGTCGCCTTTCTCCACGAGCGCAACCTCGAGTGGGTGGGGCCCGTCTCCGGGATTCACGACTGCTCGAACCCGCACCTCAATTCCTTTGTGAAAGCCAACGAGTACCAGGTGGGCGACACCACTCCCGCCCTGTCCGGGCCGTCGGCCTGA
- a CDS encoding MlaD family protein: MEYSNEIKVGIAIVVAVVAAVFGVRFLQDLPLFGDTYAVKAEFEEASGLTAGNPVRMKGVNVGSVESIRLNQETQTVRARLRIEEGIRIPEGSHAKVAGFSGIGGVRISILPGPRENPPLPPDATLSAPPEGSVFDRLTDQAPALANKADSVLTSTNTTMSALSTQLQNPNSDLRQALTSAKNITGDLESVTEAEKETLRALLQNLRSVSSDLDTFMGENGESLDVAVRRLNQSLDRLNRGLASLEQTSATLDTVATKLNEGDGTAGRLLNDPSLYLRLDSAAARTNTLLQDFRRDPGRYLNDMTLVKVF, from the coding sequence ATGGAATACAGCAACGAAATCAAGGTTGGGATCGCCATCGTCGTCGCCGTTGTCGCGGCCGTCTTCGGGGTTCGGTTCCTGCAGGACCTCCCGCTGTTCGGCGACACGTACGCCGTGAAGGCCGAATTTGAGGAGGCCAGCGGCCTCACGGCGGGCAACCCGGTGCGCATGAAGGGCGTCAATGTGGGCTCCGTGGAGTCGATCCGCCTCAACCAGGAGACCCAGACCGTGCGGGCTCGCCTCCGCATCGAGGAGGGCATTCGGATTCCGGAGGGCTCCCACGCGAAGGTCGCCGGCTTTAGCGGCATTGGGGGCGTCCGCATCAGCATCCTTCCCGGCCCCCGCGAGAACCCCCCGCTCCCGCCGGACGCCACGCTCTCGGCGCCCCCCGAGGGCAGCGTCTTCGACCGCCTTACCGACCAGGCCCCCGCGCTGGCAAACAAGGCCGACAGCGTGCTTACGAGCACGAACACGACCATGTCGGCCCTGAGCACCCAACTCCAAAATCCGAACAGCGACCTGCGACAGGCCCTCACCTCCGCCAAGAACATCACGGGCGACCTCGAATCGGTCACCGAGGCGGAGAAGGAAACCCTCCGCGCCCTGCTCCAGAACCTGCGGTCGGTGTCAAGCGACCTCGACACGTTCATGGGCGAGAACGGCGAATCGCTGGACGTGGCCGTGCGGCGCCTGAACCAGTCGCTCGACCGCCTCAACCGAGGCCTTGCCTCCCTCGAACAGACCTCCGCCACGCTCGACACCGTGGCCACCAAGCTGAACGAGGGCGACGGCACGGCCGGCCGCCTCCTCAACGACCCGAGCCTCTACCTGCGGCTGGACTCGGCCGCGGCCCGCACCAACACCCTCCTCCAGGACTTCCGGCGCGACCCGGGCCGCTACCTGAACGACATGACGCTCGTGAAGGTGTTTTAG
- a CDS encoding DUF445 domain-containing protein yields the protein MAAPDSDTNDGQEDTGAAAAVQSRSHDGATGRDASWPRLQRHIFRTASRHLPDPAGTAEAGVEPPPKRTGRYARWLPVLKALPWVLGALFALSFVWDFPGVTLSVAGYTIVLEDLLRFTAVSGLVGFGTNWLAITMLFRPREARPLVGQGLVPAQRERVAYRLAQAVSDELINKSLIKEKIRGSGLVARYRDLLVAAARDVATDEAVRTEGKALLRRALRDVLSTPSVQERIVALTAEQVEAQAGEGLSGLMLRAYRYFGEDDFRARLRETVRRLPDAVDPLVEELDPVLDRLPAELERRSDEIESLLTRVVLRLVDTLDLKRMIYENVRAYDERQLEMLLRRTTNEQLNYIKYLGAALGIVGGFIIWAPAAALVAVTTLGLAIYGVDEALFRARTNDRTDDTSSS from the coding sequence ATGGCGGCTCCTGATTCCGACACCAACGACGGCCAGGAGGACACAGGGGCGGCGGCAGCGGTGCAATCCCGCTCGCACGACGGGGCGACCGGACGCGACGCGTCGTGGCCCCGCCTGCAGCGGCACATCTTTCGCACCGCGAGCCGCCACCTGCCCGATCCCGCCGGCACGGCGGAGGCAGGAGTGGAGCCGCCCCCCAAGCGCACGGGCCGCTACGCCCGCTGGCTGCCGGTGCTGAAGGCCCTGCCCTGGGTGCTGGGCGCGCTCTTCGCCTTGTCGTTCGTGTGGGACTTTCCGGGCGTCACGCTCAGCGTGGCGGGCTACACGATTGTGCTGGAGGACCTGCTGCGCTTCACCGCCGTCAGCGGCCTCGTCGGCTTCGGCACGAACTGGCTCGCCATCACGATGCTCTTTCGGCCCCGCGAGGCGCGGCCCCTCGTGGGCCAGGGCCTGGTGCCCGCCCAGCGGGAACGGGTGGCCTACCGCCTCGCCCAGGCCGTGAGCGACGAGCTCATCAACAAGTCCCTCATCAAGGAGAAAATTCGGGGGAGCGGCCTCGTGGCCCGGTACCGCGACCTGCTCGTGGCGGCGGCCCGCGACGTGGCGACCGACGAGGCGGTGCGCACGGAGGGGAAGGCGCTGCTCCGCCGCGCGCTTCGGGACGTGCTCTCCACCCCGTCGGTGCAGGAGCGCATCGTCGCCCTCACCGCCGAGCAGGTGGAGGCGCAGGCCGGCGAGGGCCTCTCGGGCCTGATGCTGCGGGCCTACCGGTACTTCGGGGAGGACGACTTCCGGGCCCGCCTGCGCGAGACCGTGCGGCGCCTGCCCGATGCGGTCGACCCGCTGGTGGAGGAGCTCGATCCGGTGCTCGACCGCCTCCCCGCCGAACTCGAGCGCCGCAGCGACGAGATCGAATCGCTACTGACGCGCGTCGTGCTCCGCCTCGTCGACACGCTCGACCTGAAGCGCATGATCTACGAGAACGTCCGTGCTTACGACGAGCGGCAGCTCGAAATGCTGCTGCGCCGCACGACCAACGAGCAGCTCAACTACATCAAGTACCTCGGGGCCGCCCTCGGCATCGTCGGCGGCTTCATCATCTGGGCGCCGGCGGCCGCCCTCGTCGCGGTCACCACGCTCGGCCTCGCCATCTACGGCGTGGACGAGGCGCTCTTTCGCGCCCGGACAAATGACCGGACAGATGATACGTCGTCCTCGTAA
- a CDS encoding WS/DGAT/MGAT family O-acyltransferase, with product MPPHEPLSGVDAAWLRMDEPTNLMTITGVLVLDDPMDVGTLKALLEERFLGFDRFRQRVRDPEGSPYWELDPYFDLDRHVHRTALPGAAGRDELKERVSTLMSVPLDREKPLWEMELVEDYLGGSALIIRLHHCIADGMALLQVLLSLTDEHFDPARFPTTEDRGLLSGVVQGALDTVRGTVRTGRRLLSEGAKSLLQPSRALRRAKQGLSFGAALSKFLSLPHDDDTPLKGELGVKQRATWSAPLDLARVKRIGGVVDAKVNDVLLGAVAGALRYYLAARTEPTDTETVRALIPVNLRPPERAFELGNRFGLVFLDLPVGLDDPLERMLAVKQRMDALKGSAEAVAALTVLEGLGYLPLSVEDRAVRHFSNRASAVMTNVPGPQEPLHMKGRHVQHVMPWVPRAGHVGLGVSIFSYDGTVRLGIACDAGLIPDPDTIIDGFQQEFDRLADTLLPATDEGPSPASSPQG from the coding sequence ATGCCCCCCCACGAGCCCCTCTCCGGCGTCGACGCGGCGTGGCTGCGGATGGACGAGCCGACGAACCTGATGACCATTACGGGCGTGCTCGTGCTCGACGACCCGATGGACGTGGGCACGCTCAAGGCCCTCCTGGAGGAGCGCTTCCTCGGCTTCGACCGGTTTCGGCAGCGGGTGCGCGACCCCGAGGGCTCGCCGTACTGGGAACTGGACCCGTACTTCGACCTCGACCGGCACGTGCACCGCACGGCCCTGCCGGGCGCGGCCGGTCGCGACGAGCTCAAGGAGCGGGTGAGCACGCTCATGAGCGTGCCGCTCGACCGCGAGAAGCCGCTCTGGGAGATGGAGCTGGTGGAGGACTACCTCGGCGGCAGTGCCCTCATTATACGGCTGCACCACTGCATCGCCGACGGGATGGCCCTGCTGCAGGTGCTGCTGTCGCTCACCGACGAGCACTTCGACCCGGCCCGCTTCCCCACGACGGAGGACCGCGGGCTGCTCTCCGGCGTGGTGCAGGGCGCCCTCGACACCGTCCGCGGCACCGTCCGGACTGGGCGGCGCCTGCTGAGCGAAGGCGCAAAGTCGCTCCTTCAACCCTCCCGCGCCCTGCGGCGCGCGAAACAGGGCTTGAGCTTCGGGGCCGCGCTGTCGAAGTTTCTCTCGCTGCCCCACGATGACGACACGCCCCTCAAGGGCGAGCTGGGCGTGAAGCAGCGGGCCACGTGGTCCGCCCCGCTCGACCTGGCCCGCGTGAAGCGCATCGGGGGCGTCGTGGACGCCAAGGTGAACGACGTGCTGCTCGGGGCCGTGGCGGGGGCGCTGCGGTACTACCTGGCCGCCCGCACGGAGCCGACCGACACGGAGACGGTGCGCGCCCTCATCCCGGTCAACCTGCGCCCGCCGGAGCGGGCCTTCGAGCTGGGCAACCGCTTCGGGCTCGTGTTTCTGGACCTGCCCGTCGGCCTCGACGATCCCCTGGAGCGCATGCTGGCGGTGAAGCAGCGGATGGACGCCCTGAAGGGCTCGGCGGAGGCCGTCGCCGCGCTCACCGTGCTGGAGGGGCTCGGCTACCTGCCGCTGAGCGTGGAGGACCGCGCCGTGCGCCACTTCAGCAACCGGGCCAGCGCGGTGATGACGAACGTGCCGGGGCCCCAGGAGCCGCTCCACATGAAGGGGCGGCACGTGCAGCACGTGATGCCGTGGGTGCCACGGGCGGGGCACGTGGGCCTGGGCGTGAGCATCTTCAGCTACGACGGCACGGTGCGCCTCGGCATCGCCTGCGACGCCGGCCTCATCCCCGACCCCGACACGATCATCGACGGATTCCAGCAGGAGTTCGACCGGCTCGCGGACACCCTGCTGCCCGCCACGGATGAGGGGCCGTCCCCCGCGTCGTCCCCTCAAGGGTAA
- a CDS encoding phasin family protein — MSDNGPTITVTRGSRPEQADPKPSASSARARSSEWGLPGPGAVVSSLVRGARAAWWAGLGVVGAVQDAGTQVFDALVEEGRSWERAERERRAQTARRVRQVTDETDPIRAAEERVQTDVNDILRRVGVPSRDDLEELRERVDALGARIEALARSIEEADSYP, encoded by the coding sequence ATGAGCGACAATGGCCCCACCATCACCGTCACGCGTGGCTCACGACCCGAGCAGGCCGACCCGAAGCCGTCCGCGTCGTCGGCGCGTGCGCGGTCGTCGGAGTGGGGGCTGCCAGGGCCCGGCGCGGTGGTGTCGAGCCTGGTTCGTGGGGCGCGTGCGGCTTGGTGGGCCGGCCTCGGGGTCGTCGGGGCGGTGCAAGACGCCGGCACGCAGGTGTTCGACGCGCTCGTGGAGGAGGGCCGGTCGTGGGAACGGGCCGAGCGCGAGCGCCGGGCCCAGACGGCCCGGCGGGTGCGACAGGTAACGGACGAGACCGACCCAATTCGGGCAGCGGAAGAGCGCGTCCAGACGGACGTGAACGACATTCTTCGGCGGGTGGGCGTGCCGTCCCGCGACGACCTGGAGGAACTGCGCGAGCGGGTCGACGCCCTCGGCGCCCGCATCGAGGCGCTCGCCCGGTCCATTGAGGAAGCGGATTCTTACCCTTGA
- a CDS encoding SCP2 sterol-binding domain-containing protein: MSDDAPRYWTPAYVERFVEALNRDDEFQDTAGAFSETIELRCLDTPDAEDVTATYTFEEGQVVDVDLWIDDAPSDQMREEAVDTDTVMARATAPYDVWVQMDQGEMGATEAIASPDYKIDGSMMQIMSNMGVFRGMMSVAAGVEKTY, encoded by the coding sequence ATGAGCGACGACGCCCCCCGCTACTGGACCCCCGCGTACGTCGAACGCTTCGTCGAGGCGCTGAACCGTGATGACGAGTTCCAGGACACCGCGGGCGCCTTCTCCGAAACCATCGAGCTGCGATGCCTCGACACGCCCGACGCCGAGGACGTAACCGCCACCTACACGTTCGAGGAGGGCCAGGTGGTGGATGTCGACCTGTGGATTGACGACGCCCCCTCCGATCAGATGCGCGAGGAGGCGGTGGACACCGACACCGTCATGGCCCGGGCCACGGCGCCCTACGACGTGTGGGTGCAGATGGACCAGGGGGAGATGGGGGCCACCGAGGCCATCGCGTCGCCCGATTACAAGATCGACGGTTCCATGATGCAGATCATGTCCAACATGGGCGTCTTCCGCGGCATGATGTCCGTCGCGGCCGGGGTGGAGAAAACGTACTAG
- a CDS encoding CBS domain-containing protein gives MDERELVETRVRDVLRTKGTLRQNGDVLTADPTDTVYDCIDAMVDRGIGSIVITEGDEMVGIFTERDYMRDIALKGRSSPETEVQEVMTEDVVTAEAEDQLRDCLDRMNDLQCRHLPVVDDEGNLADIISMRDCAKQVAESAESGATQLVNYVTGQYSTR, from the coding sequence ATGGACGAACGCGAGCTTGTTGAGACACGGGTCCGGGACGTGCTGCGAACGAAGGGCACCCTCCGGCAGAACGGGGATGTCCTCACGGCCGACCCCACCGACACCGTTTACGACTGTATCGACGCCATGGTGGACCGCGGCATCGGGTCCATCGTCATCACGGAGGGCGACGAGATGGTCGGCATCTTCACCGAGCGGGACTACATGCGCGACATTGCCCTGAAGGGACGCTCCTCCCCGGAAACCGAGGTGCAGGAAGTCATGACGGAAGACGTCGTCACCGCCGAGGCGGAGGACCAGCTCCGCGATTGCCTGGATCGGATGAACGATCTGCAGTGCCGCCACCTTCCCGTGGTCGACGACGAGGGCAACCTCGCCGACATCATCTCGATGCGGGACTGCGCGAAGCAAGTCGCCGAGTCGGCGGAGTCGGGCGCGACGCAGCTCGTGAACTACGTGACGGGCCAGTATTCCACCCGGTAG
- a CDS encoding PAS domain-containing protein: protein MPSPARNITTLLWPSDDMLSANAKSRLQVVRLLCLLGSLLIPLYGLLYEAARPEATDPMWIRLVIAGVLGAFVAGTYALRTLRTHCVGIAWGLLYLLMAWSVGLAAVNQFSGAYVVGMLVVYAVSATLVLVSSQLLRSVLSFLSAGLLLTGAALLWAPAVQLSPLVLCGGMAMVAFVVGGVARGALRVRRRLADQARELQKQRDRLEGHRAYTNRLLNATDDLFFALDPEGQFQWWNDRVLETTGLSNEDVGSVDALDHFVPAEREEQAKQAIRRVLQTGSGQVEVPLVADDGVAVPYEFVGNPVENLEGERQIVCVGRNVAERKRRERELRESERRFQAMLNDPNILAGVLAPDGTFQKVNDTALGYIEATRADILGRPFWETPWWDTENRLAVREKVRRVAEGEYVRFEAEHVTPSGEARTVTGIMRPVTGEAGEVVSIFVTARDITERKRREEALQVAEGRYRALIENFPGGVFLFDEDLQYTLAGGRELRDAGLSPSDVEGGGPHDIFPAALAEELEMYFRRALSGEKNAFEQTMDERRYFNRTLPVRDEAGTVIAGMAVAQDITEERRRKEKLERKNDLFQRAQEIANVGGWEYDLDTGALTLTDQAYRIHGVSPGAKMTLERSHGLYHPNDRWEAEEAFRRAAEDGVPYDVEARLITDAGEEKWIRTRGAPQQDDGRTVRVRGTIQDITDQKEREQALRTAKADAEAARQEAEEASRLKSAFLANISHEIRTPLTSIIGFAELIGSEAGALDLSDSPLPGYATMIERSGKRLLETLEGVLNLSKLQSGQMKLETAPVDLTEQIRWAVQELRPKAEEKGVRLQLETGCAVAEGDEGGIQIVIRNLVSNAIKYTEQGGRIWVRSFRDEDRAVLEVEDTGIGMDPAVAESLFEPFRQASEGLNREYEGTGVGLAVTNKAVAQMDGSIEVDTEKDEGTRFTIQLPASEEHPTGGSAP from the coding sequence ATGCCTTCTCCCGCCCGCAACATCACCACCCTTCTCTGGCCGAGCGACGACATGCTCTCCGCCAATGCCAAGTCTCGGCTGCAGGTGGTTCGTCTGCTCTGTCTCCTCGGGAGCCTCCTGATTCCCCTTTACGGCCTCCTGTACGAGGCTGCGCGCCCCGAGGCAACCGATCCGATGTGGATCCGGCTCGTCATTGCGGGCGTCTTGGGGGCGTTCGTGGCGGGCACGTACGCTCTGCGAACGCTTCGCACCCACTGCGTCGGCATCGCGTGGGGACTGCTCTACCTGTTGATGGCCTGGAGTGTGGGCCTGGCGGCGGTCAATCAGTTCTCGGGGGCGTACGTGGTGGGCATGCTCGTCGTGTACGCTGTCTCCGCTACCCTGGTGTTGGTCAGCAGTCAATTGCTGCGGTCCGTGCTGTCGTTTTTGTCGGCGGGCCTGCTCCTCACGGGGGCTGCACTGCTGTGGGCCCCTGCCGTTCAGCTGAGCCCCCTGGTGCTGTGCGGGGGCATGGCCATGGTGGCCTTCGTCGTCGGGGGGGTCGCGCGGGGGGCTCTGCGCGTGCGAAGGCGCCTTGCGGACCAGGCGCGGGAGCTCCAGAAGCAGCGAGACCGGCTGGAGGGCCATCGGGCGTACACCAACCGCCTCCTCAACGCGACCGACGACCTGTTCTTTGCCCTCGACCCGGAAGGCCAGTTTCAGTGGTGGAACGACCGCGTGTTGGAGACGACCGGCCTGTCCAACGAGGACGTCGGAAGCGTGGACGCGCTGGACCATTTTGTGCCGGCCGAGCGGGAGGAGCAGGCCAAGCAAGCCATCCGCAGGGTGCTTCAAACCGGCAGCGGCCAGGTGGAAGTGCCCCTCGTGGCCGACGACGGAGTGGCGGTGCCCTACGAGTTCGTGGGCAACCCCGTTGAAAACCTGGAAGGGGAGCGCCAGATCGTGTGCGTCGGCCGGAACGTTGCCGAGCGGAAGCGTCGGGAGCGGGAGCTGCGGGAGAGCGAGCGGCGCTTCCAGGCGATGCTGAACGACCCGAACATCCTCGCCGGCGTGCTCGCGCCGGACGGGACGTTCCAGAAGGTCAACGACACGGCCCTCGGGTACATCGAGGCCACCCGGGCGGACATTCTCGGCCGGCCGTTCTGGGAGACCCCCTGGTGGGACACGGAAAACAGGTTGGCGGTCCGGGAGAAGGTCAGGCGCGTGGCCGAGGGGGAATACGTGCGCTTCGAAGCCGAGCACGTAACGCCGAGCGGGGAGGCCCGGACCGTGACCGGGATCATGCGCCCGGTGACCGGCGAGGCGGGGGAGGTCGTCTCGATTTTTGTCACGGCCCGGGACATTACCGAACGGAAGCGACGGGAGGAGGCCCTTCAGGTGGCGGAGGGGCGGTACCGGGCGCTTATCGAGAACTTTCCCGGGGGCGTTTTTCTCTTCGACGAGGATTTGCAGTATACATTGGCAGGGGGACGCGAACTCCGAGACGCGGGCCTCTCCCCGTCGGACGTGGAAGGGGGAGGTCCGCACGACATATTTCCGGCCGCCCTGGCCGAGGAGCTCGAAATGTACTTCCGGCGCGCACTCAGCGGCGAGAAGAATGCGTTCGAGCAGACGATGGACGAGCGCCGGTACTTCAACCGAACGCTCCCGGTTCGGGACGAGGCCGGAACGGTTATCGCCGGCATGGCGGTCGCCCAGGACATCACCGAGGAGCGCCGCCGCAAGGAAAAGCTCGAGCGGAAGAACGATCTCTTCCAACGGGCCCAGGAGATTGCCAATGTTGGCGGGTGGGAGTACGACCTAGACACGGGTGCCCTCACCCTCACCGACCAGGCCTACCGCATCCACGGCGTTTCTCCGGGCGCGAAGATGACGCTGGAGCGGAGCCACGGGCTGTACCATCCCAATGACCGATGGGAGGCCGAAGAGGCCTTCCGCCGGGCGGCCGAGGACGGGGTGCCCTACGACGTCGAGGCCCGCCTGATTACCGACGCTGGGGAGGAGAAGTGGATCCGCACCCGCGGGGCGCCGCAACAGGACGACGGCCGGACGGTTCGGGTCCGTGGAACGATCCAGGACATCACCGACCAGAAGGAGCGAGAGCAGGCCCTCCGTACGGCCAAGGCCGACGCGGAGGCGGCCCGCCAGGAGGCCGAGGAGGCCAGCCGCCTCAAAAGCGCCTTCCTCGCCAACATCAGCCACGAGATTCGCACGCCGCTGACGTCGATTATTGGCTTTGCCGAGCTGATCGGCTCGGAGGCCGGCGCGTTGGATCTGTCGGACAGCCCGCTCCCGGGGTACGCCACCATGATCGAGCGAAGCGGGAAGCGCCTGCTCGAAACGCTGGAGGGGGTGCTCAACCTCTCCAAGCTACAGTCCGGGCAGATGAAGCTGGAAACGGCCCCGGTCGACCTGACCGAGCAGATCCGCTGGGCCGTTCAGGAGCTCCGCCCGAAGGCTGAGGAGAAGGGGGTTCGCCTTCAGCTCGAGACCGGTTGCGCCGTGGCCGAGGGCGACGAGGGCGGCATCCAGATCGTCATTCGGAATCTGGTCTCCAATGCGATCAAGTACACCGAGCAGGGCGGCCGCATCTGGGTCCGGTCGTTTCGGGACGAGGACCGGGCCGTGCTTGAAGTTGAGGACACCGGCATTGGGATGGACCCGGCGGTGGCCGAGTCGCTCTTCGAGCCGTTTCGACAGGCGTCGGAAGGGCTAAATCGCGAGTACGAGGGGACCGGCGTCGGCCTGGCGGTCACGAACAAGGCGGTTGCCCAAATGGACGGATCCATCGAGGTAGACACCGAGAAAGACGAGGGCACCCGGTTTACCATCCAGCTTCCGGCCTCAGAGGAGCATCCGACCGGTGGCTCCGCCCCGTGA